Genomic DNA from Gorilla gorilla gorilla isolate KB3781 chromosome 13, NHGRI_mGorGor1-v2.1_pri, whole genome shotgun sequence:
tacaaacataaatacataaatgaaagaggccgggtgaggtggctcacacctgtaatcccagcactttgggaggccgaggctggcagatcatgaggtcaggagatcaagatcatcctggctaacacggtgaaaccctgtctctactaaatatacaaaaattagccaggtgtggtggtgggcacctgtagtcccagctactcaggaggctgaggcagaagaatcgcttgaacctgggaggtggaggttgcagtgagccaagatcgcgccactgcactccagcctgggagacaaagcgagactccgtctcaaaaaaaaaaaaaaagaaaggaaggaagaaaagaaagaaagaaagagagagagagagacaaagaaagaaagaaaggaagaaagaaagaaaaagaaaaagaaagaaagaaagaaagaaagaaagaaagaaaaagaaagaaactctgcTTACTTTTAATAGTGGATAGAACAACTAGGCAGAAGATCAACGAGGAAATAGAAGACTTAATACTAtaaagtggccaggtgcagtggctcacgcctgtaatcccagcactttgggaggccaaggcgggtggatcacctgaggtcaggagttctagaccatcctggccaacatggtgaaaccctgtctctactaaaagtacaaaaattagctggttgtggtggcgtgtgcctgtcatcccagctactcaggggggccaagacaggagagtcgcttgaacccgggaggcggaagttgcagtgagctgagatcgccatcgcactccagcctgggggaaaagagcaagacttcctctcaaaaaaaaaagaaaacaaaaaacaaaaaacaaaaacccaaaaaactataAAGCAACTAGACCTAACAGATATCTCTAGAATACTCTACCCAGCAATAGCAGAAatagcagaatatatattcttctcaaatACACATAGACGATTCTTTAAGATAGACCATATGGTAGGCCATTGAACAaatgttaatacatttaaaaggcTAAAAACAATGTAAAGCatgttttctgaccacaatggaatgaaatgagaaatcaataacaaagaaACTTGGGAAACATACATCTGTGGAAATGTGCATGAAAATCTCCAACTATCATTATTCAATTTCTGTTTCTCCCCTCCattctgttcatttttgctttatgtatttgggTGCAAAATACCATaccatacatatatgtaaaaattaacttaaaattgatcatatacataaatataagagctaaaactataaaacttctagaaaaaaaggcataaatctttgtgactttggattaggcaatgatttcttagttatgacatcaaaagcacatgcaacaacaaaatagacaaattataCATTATCAAaagttaaaacttttatttttatttttaatttttatatatttatatatattttttgagacagagtctcgctctgtcacccaggccggagtgcagtatggcaatctcggctcactgcaacctccgcctctcgggttcaagtgattctcatacctcagcctcctgagtagctgggactacaggcgcacatcaccatgcctggctaattttttgtattttagcagagacagggtttcaccatgttgcccagggtggtcttgaactcctgagctcaggcaatctgcccgcctcagcctcccaaagtgctaggattacaggcgtgagccaccgtgcccacctaaaagttaaaacttttatttttcaaaggaaaccatcaagaaagtgaaaagacaacccacaaaatggaaaaacatgtttgcaagtcatatatgtgatttttaaaaaaatctacaactcaataaaaaaaagttagcccAGCTAAATGCAGAGGATTTGAATGGATAGCTCTCCAAATAAGATCTACAAATGGccgtccaggcgcggtggctcacgcctgtaatcccagcactttgggaggccaaggtgggaggagtgcttgaacccaggagtttgagaccagctctgggcaacataatgagatctcatctcttacaaaaaatgaacaaaattagctgggcgtggtggcttgtatctatagtcccagctacttgggaggctgaggtgggaggattgcttgagcccaggaggtcgagtctgcagtgagccaagatcatgccactgcactctagcctgggcaacagaccctgtcttaacaacaacaacaaaaacaacaaaaaatacacacacacacacacacacacaaatgaccaataagcacatgaaaagatgcttgacatcGTTaaacatcaggaaaatgcaaatcaaaacctcaaagaGATATCACTTCCCACCCACTAGGATAATTTAAAAGACAGACAGtaacaagtattggcaagaacacagagaaatagaatcttcatacactgctggtagaactgtaaaatggtgcagcgaCTATAGAAAACAACCTGGAGGcacctcaaaaggttaaacagagTTACAatatgacacagcaattccacttctaggtgaatatccaagagaaataaaaacatacatctacacaaaaacttgtatgtgaatattcatagcagcatttgctgggtacggtggctcacacctttaatcccagcactttgggaggccgagtcgggtggatcacctgaggtcaggagtttgagaccagcctgagcaacatggtgaaaccccatctctactaaaaatacaaaaattagctaagcttggtggcgggcgccttgtagtcccagctacttgggaggttgaggcatgaaaaCCACTtaaatccaggagacagaggttgcagtaagccgagatcatgccactgcattccagcctgggcaacagagcaagactacatctcaaaacaaaaacaaacaacacaaaacaacaaatattcaCATCAGCATTGTtctaatagccaaaatgtggaaacactccaaatatccctccaatgatgagtggataaataaaatgtgatataatgAGACTTTATTTGgtaatacaaagaaacaaagtaCTGATAACTAGCTACAACGTGGAGGAATCTTAAAcaccttatgctaagtgaaagaacccagacacaaaaggccacatatcatgtttccatttatatgacatgttCGGAAcagacaaatccatagagacagaaagtgaattGCTGGTTGCCTAGGGCTAGGTGGGGAGAGCAGAGTTGGGGTGGAACAGGGAGAGACTGCTGCTTATGGGTTTGCAGTTTCTTTtaagggtgataaaaatgttctaaaattcatTGTGATGACAGCACAACaccttgaatatatttttaaaaacccattgaattgtatactttaagtggctttttgatattatatttcaataaagctgttacttaaaaaaatgttGGTAGTCTTTCCGTGTAAATAAGGAAtctgtagttatttttaaaataaaaactaaaagtaacttttttatttttattttttttgagacagagtctcgctctgtcgcccagactggagggcaatggcgcaatctcggctcactacaagctctgccttccaggttcacgccattctcctgcctcagcctcccaagtagctgggactacaggagcctgccaccacgcccagctaattttttgtatgtttagtagagacagggtttcaccgtgttagccaggacggtctcgatctcctaaccttgtgatccacccgcctcggcctcccaaagtgctgggattacaggcgtgagccaccgtgcccggcctttttattttttgtttagacggagtcttgctgttgccaggctggagtgcagtggagcgatctcggccgctgcaacctccgcctcccgggttcgagtgagtctcctgactcagcctcccaagtagctgggattacaggcatgcaccaccatgtctggctaatttttgtatttttactagtgacagggtttcaccatgttggccaggctggtctcaaactcctggcctcaagtgatccgcccgcctcggcctcgcaaagtgctgggattacaggcatgagccactgcacctggcctttttttttttttttcttgagatggagtctcgccgtcttgcccaggctggagtgattcttttgcctcagcctccagattagctgggattacaggcacccgccatcatgcccagctaatttttttgtacttttgtagagacagggttttatcacgttggctaggctggtctcaaactcctgacctcaggtgatcctcccactttggcctcccaaagtgctgggattacaggcgtgagccaccgcaccaggcctaacttttatataaaacaaacaaacaaacaaacaaaactgttgGAAGGGCAGAAGACTGCTGTTAGTGTTAAGAAACTCAAGCTGTGTAGGAACTACCAACGAACTCAGCTCCCTGCAGCACTGAGGTGAACACCTTGCAAGAAGACACCTGGAACATGTGGCTGAAACCTTCTTTCCAAAGCCTGCTGAAGTCTGCTCACCTGCCTTCCGCTGCCAGAAGCAATAATCCTCTCTACTCTCACTCTCTTAATCTTGCAGATACACTGTTTATTGGCAGAACCTGCACTGGAGCCCTGAAGAGCAGGTACAGGAACTGTCATGTCCCAGATGCCAGCTCCTGTGATACcggggagaacacagcaggaagTGGGAATGGCACTAAGCAGCCACACAGAACAGGAAATGAACTCACCTTCTGTTTGAAATGAGGAAATCGAACCCGAGATTGtagaagtgacttgctcaaggtcacataactTGCTAGTGATAATGTACCTACTGTTCAGCTTAGGGCTTTCGTTGATGGTGAGGGGGACAAAAACCATCTGTGTGAATTTGAGGAGGCACAATAAACTGACTATCAAGTTACTATTTTGATTTAACACCCAGAAAACAAATATACCAAAGATGATTTATGTAGGAAAAATCCTGGTGCTGTAGATTTCAGGCCTGTCCAAACATTACACTTCAAACAGATGCTTGACCCTGCAAAATAAAAGCTCATTTCATAGGCTTGGTGGTTTGTCAAAAAATCCTTCAACATGATATTttggcacacacacaaaaaaattccaCATATCATGAGCAGAAAGTCTgagcagagttttgctcttgttgcccaggctggagtacaatggcgggatctcagctcaccgcaacctctacctcccaggttcaagcaattctcctgcctcagcctccctggtagctgggatcacaggcgtgtgccaccacacccagctaattttgtatttttagtagagatagggtttttccatgttggtcaggctggtctcaaactcccgacctcaggtgatccgcctgctttggcctcccaaacctctgggattacgggcatgagccaccaagcccagcctgaaatttttttttttttttttgagatggagccttgctctgttgcccaggctggagtgcagtggagtgatcttggctcaccacaacctctgcctcctgggttcaagtgattctcctgcctcagcctcctgagtagctgcaactacaggcgcatgccaccatgcctggctaaatttttttgtatttttagtagaaacagggtttcactatgttggccaggctggtctcaaactcctgaacttgtgatctgcccgcctcagcctcccaaagtgctgggattacaggcatgagccaccgcacccagctagtcTGATTTTTTATTAAGATTTGTTTACTGAGAACCAAGGCTCCAATTACCCATTCACTCATTCTtaaatttgttcattcattcacaaatgttCCCTAAACATCCCTTAAGGAGCTTACTTCAGTGAAGGAGACAGAAAcgtaaaaagtgaataaaatatatatgagacTGATAAACTTAGTGTAAgagtataaatatatgtaaacggATGAACTAATTATTATAAGTATAATAGGGTTGGGCACAGTagctcctgtctgtaatcccagcactttggaaggctaaggcaggaagatggcttaagtccaggagttcgagaccagcctggaaaacctaatgaaaccttgtctctacaacaaaagaaaaagtaaaaagtggccaggcacagtggcttatgcctgtaatcccagctctttgggaggccaaggtgggcagatcatttgaggtcaggagtttgagatcagcctggccaacatgatgaaacctcgtctccactgaaaatataaaaattagccagactgggcacagtggctcatgcctgtaatcccagcactttgggaggccgaggcgggtggatcatgaggtcaagagttcaagaccagcctgatcaacatggtgaaacctcgtctctactaaaaatacaaaaattagccgggcatggtggcaggcatctgtaatcccagctactcagcaggctgaggcaggagaatcgcttgaacctgggaggaggaggttgcagtgagccaagatcgtgctactgcactccagcctgggtgacacagcaagactccgtctcaaaaaaaaaaaaaaaaaaattaaccaggcatggagGCGGCTCTCATGGAGGCAGCTAGCATGAGGCTAGGGAGCGCCGAGCCACACGTCATGCCCTGCGCTACCCAGACTAGTGAACAATACAGTCAGGATGGCTAAAGGTGACCCCAAGAAACCAAACGGCAAGATGTCTGCTTATGCCTTCTCTGTGCAGACATGCTGCAGTGGGATAATTAAGGAATCAGAAAGACTGAGGGGTTGAGgaggaattatttaattatttaggtgCACCGACCCAGTcggattaacatccaaaggactgagccATGAACAAAGAGTCAAGctaccttttaagcattttgtggggcggggggagatctgtgcagggggaagcatattacagaagcaagaaacaaagacagttatttaATTAAGACATGCattacatcatttcttactttCCAAGGAACAACATGTTTTGCGACTTGAGATTATCTGCCTAGTGACCTTGCAGCTACACGGCTAGAGAAACAGagtcttcacaatgcctgggaaagggagagataaggctcactagccacagaaaaacaggcagtcaatttttaaaggacttcagctttttttctttctcagggaGAATTGGGTTTTCTTACACACAACTCAGTTTTTgcttacacattctttaatttcttttttttttcttttgagacggagtttcgctcttgttgcccaggctggagtgcaaaggtgcgatctcggctcacagcaacctccgcctcccaggttcaagccattctcctgcctcggcttctggagtggcggggattacaggcatgcaccaccacgtctggctaattttttgtatttttagtagagacagggtttctctatgttggtcaggctggtcttgaactccggacctcaggtgatccgcccgccttggcctcccaaattactgggatttacaggcgtgagccactgcgcccggcctctttaatttcttttaattcctgttccaaTGCAGAGAAGAACATAAGAAGAAAAACCCAGAAGTCCCTGTCAATTTTGCAGAATTTTCCAAGAAATGCTCTGGGAGGTGGAAGACAATGTCCaggaaagagaaatttaaatttgGTGAAATGGCAAAGGCGGATGAAGTGTGCTATGATCGGGAAATGAAGGATTATGGACCAGCTAAGGGAGGCAAGAAGAAGAAGGATCCTAATGCCCCCAAAAGGCCACCGTCTGGATTCTTCCTGTTCTGTTCAGAATTCCGCCCCAAGATCAAATCCACAAACCCCGGCATCTCTATTGGAGACGTGGCAAAAAAGTTGGGTGAGATGTGGAATAACTTAAATGACAGTGAAAAGCAGCCTTACGTCACTAAGGCAGCAAAGCTAAAGGAGAAGTATGAGAAGGATGTTGTTGACTGTAAGTTGAAAGGAGAGTTTTATGGCGCAAAGCGTCCTGCTAAAGTTGCCCGGAAAAaggtggaagaggaagaggaagaagaggaggaggaagaagagaaggaggaggaggaggaggatgaataaagaaactgtttATCTGTCTCCTTGTGAATACTTAGAGGAGGGGAGCGCCGTAACTGACACATCTCTTATTTAATGTCTGTTGCCCTCATTAGGTTTAATTACAAAATTTGATCACGATCGTATTGTAGTCTCTCAAAGTGCTCTAGAGATTGTCAGTGGTTTACATGAAGTGGCCATGGGTGTCTGGAGCACCCTGAAACTGCACCaaagttgtacatatttccaaacatgtttaaaatgaaaaggcaCTCTCGTGTTCTCCTCACTCTGTGCACTTTGCCGTTGGTGTGACAAGGCATTTAAAGATGtttctggcattttctttttatttgtaaggTGGTGTTAACTATATGGTTATTGGCCAGAAATCCTGAGTTATCAACTGTATATCTCTATAGtttgtaaaaagaacaaaacaaccgAGACAAACTCTTGATGCTCCTTGCTCGGCGTTGAGGCTGTGGGGAAGATGCCTTTTGGAGGGGCTGTAGCTCAGGGCGTGCACTGTGAGGCTGGACCTGTTGACTATGCAGTGGGCATCCATTTAGCTTCAGGTCGTCTTGTTTCTGTATATAGTGACATAGCATTCTGCTGCCATCTTAGTTGTGGACAAAGTGGGGTCAGCTGGCATgagaagttgttttttttgtttgttttttttttttttttgagtaaagTGGGGTAGTTTTTAAACAAACTGTAGAACTCTTCATTGTCAGCAAAGTGAAGAGCCACTGCATCAATGAAAGTTCAAGAACCTCCTGTACTTAAACACGAtttgcaacattttttttttgtatgtttagaatgctgaaatgtttttgaagttaaataaacagtattacatttaaaaaaagaaaaagccaggcatggtggtgggtgtctgtaatcccagctactcgggaggctgaggtgggaggattgcttcagcccaggaaatcgaggctgtagtgagccaagatcatgccactgtactgcagcctgggtgatagaatgagaccctgtctcaaaaacaagcaagcaaacaaacaaaaactctgaaAGAAGCACTAGCAAAGAATTATGAGAGCATCTGAAAGGAATaataataactcttttttttttttgagacggagttttgctgttgttgcccaggctggagttgcaatggcgcgatcttggctcaccgcaacctcagcctcccgggttcaagcgattctcctgcctcagcctcctgagtagctgggattacaggcatgtgccaccactcctggttaattttttgtatttttagtagaggcagggtttctccatgttggccaggctggtcttgaactcccgacctcaggtaatccacccgcctaggcctcccaaagttctgggattacaggcgtgagccaccatgcccggccacaataATAACTAACTTTTATTAGGCACTCACTATGTTCTAGGCAtcttctaaatgctttacatgtattaatttatttaattgtcaCAAAAACCCTATGATGTGAGTGGGTAGCACTCTTTTTAGAAAACTCAGGCACAGAGTGGTTTAATATTGAAGAGggggaaaaataacttttttttctg
This window encodes:
- the LOC115935782 gene encoding high mobility group protein B3-like, which encodes MAKGDPKKPNGKMSAYAFSVQTCCKEHKKKNPEVPVNFAEFSKKCSGRWKTMSRKEKFKFGEMAKADEVCYDREMKDYGPAKGGKKKKDPNAPKRPPSGFFLFCSEFRPKIKSTNPGISIGDVAKKLGEMWNNLNDSEKQPYVTKAAKLKEKYEKDVVDCKLKGEFYGAKRPAKVARKKVEEEEEEEEEEEEKEEEEEDE